The Falco rusticolus isolate bFalRus1 chromosome 5, bFalRus1.pri, whole genome shotgun sequence genome has a segment encoding these proteins:
- the DPT gene encoding dermatopontin: MDLVLLCVFLPLVTVAWGQYSDYYYGPYNYGDNDEWVNVYRQGFNFQCPHGQVIVAVRSVFNKKEGSDRLWNYACMPAAQSLGEPTECWWEEINRAGTEWYQTCSNNGLVAGFQSQYFPSVLDREWQFYCCRYSRRCPYSCWLTTEHPGHYGEDMDMMMYSYDHYIRGATTTFSAVHRDRQWKFIVCRMTEYDCPFQNV, from the exons ATGGACCTCGTCCTTCTCTGTGTGTTCCTGCCTCTGGTGACCGTGGCATGGGGCCAGTACAGTGACTATTACTACGGTCCCTACAACTATGGAGATAACGATGAATGGGTCAATGTGTACCGGCAGGGTTTCAACTTCCAGTGCCCACATGGGCAGGTGATCGTGGCTGTCAGGAGTGTTTTCAACAAGAAGGAAGGCTCCGACAGACTGTGGAACTACGCCTgcatgccagcagcacagagccttGGTGAGCCGACAGAGTGCTGGTGGGAAGAGATCAACAGGGCGGGAACCGAATG GTATCAAACCTGCTCAAACAATGGGCTGGTGGCTGGTTTCCAGAGTCAGTATTTTCCATCTGTGCTTGACCGTGAATGGCAATTTTACTGCTGCCGCTATAGCCGGAGATGCCCGTATTCATGCTG GTTAACAACAGAACATCCAGGACACTATGGAGAAGATATGGACATGATGATGTACAGCTACGATCATTACATACGTGGGGCAACCACAACTTTCTCTGCTGTGCACAG GGATCGTCAGTGGAAATTCATTGTCTGCAGGATGACAGAGTATGACTGcccatttcaaaatgtttaa